The Flavobacterium sp. M31R6 nucleotide sequence TGCAAAAAACATTATCTAAACAAGATAAACAGTTTTCTGAAATGGAGAAACTGCAGCAAACTAATAAAGAAAAGGATGGTTTGGATTTTAATGATCGTCAAAAGATTAATGATTTTATCAAGCAACAGCAGCAGCAAAATGAATTGATGAAGCAGTTTTCCAATAAGATGAAAGATAATTTAGACAAGTCAAATCCTCAACAGAAGGATGATACCAAAGAATTATTGCAAAAGCGTTTGGATAATACCGAGAAGGAATTGGATAAAAACAAAAAATTATTGGATGAACTCAAGGAATTAAATAATAAAATTAAGGATGAGGATTTTGTTCAGAAATTAGAAAAATTCAAAGAAAACAGTAAAACCCAAAATAAGAATTTAGCACAATTAGTGGAGCTAACAAAACGTTATTATGTTGAAAAAAAGGCTGAACAATTAGCTGATAAACTCGATAAATTGTCTCAAAAAGAAGATAAATTATCGGAGAATGAAAAAGAGAATTCTACTCAAGAGCAAAAGAAACTAACTGATGAGTTTGAAAAAATTCAAGAAGAATTGAAACAGTTGGACAAGGATAATGAAGATTTAAAATCACCAATGGACATTCCTTCTGATCTGGATAAGGAAAAAAGTATCAAAGAAGATCTTAATAAAGCTAATTCTGATTTGCAAAACAACAACAAATCTAAGGCTAAACCGAGTCAAAAGAGCGCCTCCAAAAAAATGAAAGAAATGTCCAAAGCTATGGAACAGGCAATGGAGGAAACTAGCAAGGATCAGATAGAAGAAGATGTTAAGATGTTGCGTCAGATATTGGATAATCTATTGGCTTATTCATTTTCACAAGAAGATGTGATGAACCAATTCAAGGCTACTAAGTTGGGCTCTCCTTCTTTCGGCAAGTACATTAGAAACCAACAGAATTTAAAAACGCAATTCAAACATATTGACGACAGTCTGTTTGCTCTGTCTTTACGTCAACCAAAAATTGCCGAATCTGTTACCAAAGAGGTTGCAGGTGTTCAATACAATATCGATAAATCACTTGAAAGTTTAACCGAATCGCAATTGCAAAGAGGTTTGTCGCAACAGCAATATGCTATTTCATCTGCGAATATACTTGCCGATTTATTGAGCGATTCGTTAAACAGTATGCAAATGCAGATGTCCGGAAGTAGCGGAGGTAAACCAAAACCCGGTCAAGGTTCAGGAATGCAATTACCTGATATAATCAAAAAGCAAGGGGAGTTAAGCGAGAAAATGAAGCAAGGAATGAAACCTGGCAATAGACCCGGAGAAGGAAACAAACCTGGCGACAGTCAAAACAAAGGTTCCCAATCGGGTAAAGGACAAGGTCAAAGTGGGGAGTCTGAGGGTGATGGAGAGGGTGATGCAAAAGCAACAATGGATATTTACAAGGAACAAAAACAGTTGCGTGAAGCATTACAAGAAGAGTTAAATAAAAAAGGTATAGGTAACAGTGGACAAAATGCTTTGGAGCAGATGAAACAGTTGGAAAAACAATTATTAAACAAAGGTTTTAATAATGAAACGCTTCAAAGAACTAATAATATTAAGCAGGAACTTTTAAAATTAGACACAGCTATTCGCTTACAAGGAGAGGATCCAAAGCGTCAATCTGAAACGAATACTAAGAACTTTACTAATCAAGCAAGTCCTCTGCCAAAGTCACTTTCAGATTATTTAAACAGCATCGAAATATTAAATAGACAATCGTTACCTTTGCGCTCGAATTTTAATCAAAAAGTTCAAGTTTATTTTAACAACAAATGATCAATTTTAATTACGAATCCGATTTTACACTAGATAACGAAGAAGCTATTGCTGCTTGGTTAAGTGCTGTAATAGTTTCGGAAAACAAAACAGAAGGGGAAATTAATTACATTTTTTGTAACGATGAGTACCTTCACAAGATTAATGTAGAATATCTTAATCACGATACCTTAACAGATATCATAAGTTTTGATTATACAATGGGCAACGAAATAGGAGGTGATATTTTCGTATCGGTGGAAAGAGTTTTAGATAATTCAAACGACTACAACACAAGTTTTAACGATGAATTGAAACGCGTATTAGTTCATGGAGTTTTGCACTATTGTGGATATAAAGACAAATCTGAAGCTGATGAAGTTTTAATGCGCAGCAAAGAAGATGAAAAATTAGCCATGTTTCACGTGGAACAGTAGCTATATACCTATCAAAATTATATAAAAAAGCAATACGTTCCACGTGAAACATCGTTAAAATTTTTAATTTTTACCTTAATTGTTTTTCGCGGTTTTTTATTAAAATGGCAATATGTTTCACGTGGAACATTGTTTTAAAGCTTTGAATTTTTTAAAAAAAACCAAAAATGTTTCACGTGGAACGAAATTTTAAAATTTCATAATTCCTTTAAAAAGGATTAATATTTAAGAAAATGTTTTTAGAAGAGTATGATGTAATTGTGGTGGGGGCAGGTCACGCAGGTTCAGAGGCCGCGGCAGCGGCAGCAAATTTGGGATCCAAAACTTTGTTGGTGACGATGAGTTTGCAGAATATTGCGCAAATGTCTTGTAATCCTGCAATGGGCGGAATTGCCAAAGGACAAATTGTTCGTGAGATTGATGCGCTTGGAGGTTACTCTGGAATTGTTTCAGACAGAACGGCTATTCAGTTCAAAATGCTGAACAAATCGAAAGGTCCTGCAATGTGGTCTCCGAGAGTTCAAAGTGACCGTATGCGTTTTGCCGAAGAATGGAGAATGATGTTGGAAGGAACTCCTAATCTTGATTTTTATCAAGAGATGGTCAAAGGGTTGATAATTGAAAATGGAAAAATAAAAGGAATCAAAACTTCGTTGGGAGTAGAGATTCGTTCCAAATCTGTTGTTTTGACAAATGGAACTTTTTTGAATGGTTTAATCCATATTGGAGAAAAACAATTTGGAGGTGGACGTGCAGGTGAAAGCGCAGCTTACGGAATTACCGAAGATTTAATTAATGCCGGTTTTGAAGCGGGAAGAATGAAAACTGGAACTCCTCCGAGAGTAGACGGAAGGTCTTTGGATTATTCTAAAATGAACAAAGAAAAAGGAGATGCGAAACCGGATAAGTTCTCCTATTCAGATTTGACGAAACCTTTGTCTGTTCAAAAATCGTGTCACATGACGTACACCTCGAATGAGGTGCATAATATTTTGAGAGAAGGTTTTGATCGTTCTCCTATGTTTAATGGAAGAATAAAAAGTATCGGCCCGAGATATTGTCCTTCTATTGAAGATAAGATTAATCGTTTTGCTGATAAAGAACGCCACCAACTATTTGTTGAGCCCGAAGGTTGGAATACTTGTGAGGTTTATGTAAATGGTTTTTCAACTTCGTTGCCGGAGGATATCCAGTTTAAAGCGTTGCGTACCGTTGTGGGTTTTGAGAAGGTGAAATTCTTTCGTCCTGGTTATGCAATTGAATATGATTATTTCCCGCCGACACAATTGAAGCACACATTGGAAACTAAATTGGTTGAAGGTTTGTATTTTGCTGGACAAATAAACGGAACCACAGGATATGAAGAAGCAGCTTCCCAAGGTTTGATGGCGGGTATTAATGCGCATTTAAAAGTATATGAACAAGCTCCGTTAATCTTGAAAAGAGATGAAGCGTATATTGGTGTTTTGATTGATGACTTGATTACGAAAGGAACGGAAGAACCATATCGAATGTTTACCTCGAGAGCCGAGTACAGAACTTTGTTGCGTCAGGATAATGCCGATTTCAGATTAACGCCGCTTTCGTATGAAATTGGTTTAGCTTCGGAAGCGCGTTTGCGTCGTATGGAGCATAAATTAAATGAATCTGAAAAAATGGTTGCTTTTTTCAAAGAGACAAGTGTTTCTGTTGCTGAGACCAATCCAATTTTGGAAGCAAAGGAAACGGCATTGATTAGTCAAGGGGATAAAATGTTTAAAGTATTTTCTAGACCGCAAATCGATTTGGAAGATATTATGAAATTTGAAAAGGTTAAGGAATACATTGCTGAAAATAATTTGGATCAGGAAATTTTAGAACAAGCCGAGATTCAGGTTAAATATTCTGGATATATCGAAAAGGAGAGAAATAATGCTGATAAGCTTACTCGATTGGAAGATGTGAAAATTCCGGAAAATTTTGACTATAATAAAATCAAATCGATGTCGATTGAGGCTAAACAAAAATTGAGCAAGATTCGTCCTGTGACCATTTCTCAAGCTTCAAGGATAAGTGGCGTTTCTCCAAGTGATGTTTCGGTGCTTTTGATTTACATGGGAAGATAGAGGATTTTTAGATTGAGGATTAACGATTGGCGATCTTAATTTTTTTGAGTTTTTATTAATTTTAAGCGTTTCAAATTATATAAAGCTTTACTTTAAGTGATTTTAATTTAAAATGATAAATAAATAATTTTTATTTCGTTGACTTTTTTAGAGAGGCAGGAATTGAGTCTTTCCTTTTTGTATTTAGAATCAAAAATCGTTAATCCTAAATCAAAAATCTTTTTGTTCCACGTGAAACTACGGCTGTAAACCCTATATTTGTTGAATAAATTGATTTTAATTTTTTTTTGATGAAAATTATTCAAACATTGGTTTTGACCGTGGAGGATAAATATGCGTTGCTTAAACTTTGGAACGCAGAATATCCTGAAAGAATCGGTTATAAAAATGTATTCGAATTGGAGAATTATTTAAATGAACTTTCAGATGTAAAACATTTTCTGATTGTAAATGATTTGAATCAAATTTCTGGCTGGGCTTTTGCTTTTGTACGAGAAGATGAAGATTGGTTCGGAATCATAATTGATTCCAAAATGCAGGGAAAGAAATTTGGAACGCTTTTGCTCGATGAATTAAAAAAGAATTACTCTTTTTTAAATGGATGGGCAACCGATCATCAAAATGATCTAAAAAGGAATAAGGAACCCTATTTGTCTCCCTTGGGTTTTTATATCAAATGTGGATTTGTAGTCAACCAAAACATACGAATGGAAAATGATAAAATTTCGGCAGTAAAAATAAGATGGGAAAGAAGATAACTAGCTAGTGAATTTCAATCTCATTAGAATTAATTAAAAAAGAATTTCTTTTCAGCTTTCGTAAAGAAGGTTGAAATTATTTATTTAAAAACACAAATGGACATTACAAACAAAAAACATTTTCTTACTGTACAGGATTATTCCGTCTCTCAGGAGGTTTTCGAGCTTTTTTATGATGAAACATTAGATATGTTGATTACGTATCCACAACCAAGCTTGGATGTTTTGGGTAAATATTATGAAAGTGCTGATTATATTTCGCATACTGACTCGAAAAGATCCATATTTGAAAAGGCTTATCATTTTGTAAAAAATATAGCATTAAAAAATAAATTGAATTTAATCAACTTCTATCAGCCTTCTAAAGGGTTGATTTTGGATATTGGTGCCGGTACTGGAGATTTTTTATCTGTTGCCCAAAAGGACGGTTGGAAAACGGTAGGAGTGGAGCCGAGTGATAAGGCTAAAGCAATTGCAAAAAATAAAGGCGTTTCTTTTGTGGTGAATACTTCCGAATTGGAAAGTCATAGTTTTGACGTGATTTCGATGTGGCACGTTTTGGAACACGTTCCTAATTTGGATGAACAAATCAAAGAATTAAAGCGATTATTGAAACCTAGTGGCACTTTGATTGTAGCTGTTCCTAATTTCAAATCTTTCGATGCAAAACATTATGGGAACTTTTGGGCGGCTTATGATGTGCCAATCCATTTTTGGCATTTCTCGAAAGCTGCTATTCAAAAATTGTTCGCTAAAGAAAATATGAACCTGGAAAAAGTACTTCCTATGAAATTTGATTCGTTTTATGTGAGTCTTCTTTCTGAAAAATACAAAACAGGTAAAATGAATTATTTTAAAGCCTTTTTCATCGGATTGCAGTCGAATTGGAAAGCCAAACAAAAAATGGAATATTCATCGCACATTTACATCCTAAAAAACAACTAAAATTTATTTTAAGTGATTTTAAGACAACTTTTAAAGCTTTATCAAGGAAACAGGTCTAATGTTTTAATTTGCCCCTCAAAAAGCTTCTATAGGACTCGTTTTTTATAATAATTTATTATCGTTTTATTTTTTTTAATAATTTAAATTTATATCAATAAAATAGTAGCATTTTTGAAAGTTTTTATCAATACTATCTATTTTTTTATATTTTTGTCATCCATACATAAAAAAACTTGAAATACACCAAAATGAAGAAAGCATTATTACTTATCGCAATTTCAATATCACTTGTAGCTTGTGATAAAAAAGAAGAAGTTAAAGGAAAGGAATTCAAAACGGCTTATGTTGATACCGCTGAGTTGATGAAAGAATATACAGAGACTAAAGATTTAGAGGCAAAATATAAAGGAGTTGCTGCTGAAAAAGGAAGACAGTTGGAAGCTGAGATCAATAGATTCAAACAAGATGCGGCTAATTTTCAACGTAATGCTCAAGCAAACGGTCAAGAATGGGCTCAAAAGAATGGCCAAGAATTGCAACGTAGAGAACAACAATTGGCTCAAGCGCAGCAAGGTTTGCAAATGCAATTACAACAAGAGAGCGGAAAAGAAATGGATTCTCTTGTAAAAGGAGTAAAAAAATTCATCAAAGATTACGGAAAAGAGAAAGGTTATGCTTATATCTACGGTACAGGTGATGCAGCATCTATTTTGTATGCTGAAGAAAAATACGATATTACTAAAGAAATAGTAAAACTTTTGAACGAAAAATACAAATCGACTGCTAAAGCAGAAGAAGTTAAGAAGTAATTTTTACTTTACATAAATTTATAAAACCTTCATCTTGAACAAGATTGAAGGTTTTTTTATTTTCGATATTTTCATATTTTAGCTCTTTAAATTACACGCCAAATGCAATCTATATCTGAAGCCGCAGCATATGCTCTCCGTTTTATCAATCAAACGCATCAATCCGTTTTTCTGACCGGAAAAGCAGGAACGGGAAAAACCACATTACTTAAGGAAATTATTGCAACCACTCATAAGAATACGGTGGTGGTGGCACCTACGGGAATTGCGGCCTTGAATGCAGGCGGAGTTACGATTCACTCGATGTTTCAGTTGCCTTTTGGCGGGTTCATACCAGACAATTCTGCCCCCCAATTTTCGGATACAACCAAGTTTGAAACGAAAGCCACTTTGCGTAGGCATTTCAAAATGAGTGGTCAAAAACGGGCGGTCATTAGGAATATGGAATTGCTTATTATTGACGAAGTGAGTATGTTACGGGCCGATTTGCTGGACGCTATGGATTATATGATGCAAACGGTTCGTAAGAAATCGGCACCTTTTGGCGGTGTTCAAGTATTATTTATAGGAGATTTATTACAGTTACCGCCTATTATTCGTGACGAAGAATGGCGAACATTGCGGAATTATTACAGAGGGAAATTCTTTTTCCATTCGCATGTTATCCAGCAGTATCCGCCGTTGTATATAGAATTGTCCAAAATTTATCGTCAAACTGACGACCGATTCATTTCGGTTTTGAATAATTTGCGTAACAACGAGATTACGGCCACCGATATCCAAATGCTTAATGAATTCGTAAAACCCGATTTTGACCTGAAAGCCAATAAAGGTTACATTACTCTGACCACGCATAATGTCAAAGCCGATGTGATGAATGCGCAATCGCTCGAAGATCTCGAAGGAAGACAAACCACTTTTCTACCCGAAATCACTGGTGATTTTCCAGAAAAAATATATCCCGTAGATCCCAATTTGCAGTTGAAAGTGGGAGCGCAGATTATGTTTGTCAAAAATGATTTGTCGATGGAAAAGAATTATTTCAACGGAAAAATGGGAATCGTGAAAACGATGACTTCCAAAGAAATTTGGGTGCATTTTCCTGATGAAGACAAAACCATCGAAGTCGACAAGTACGAATGGCAAAACATTCGATACACCGTAAACGAGATGACCAAGGAAATAGAGGAGGAGGTTTTGGGCTCGTTTGTACATTATCCGATCAAATTAGCTTGGGCGATTACCGTTCACAAAAGTCAAGGATTGACTTTTGATAAAGCTGCGCTTGACGTATCGCAAGTTTTTCTGCCTGGACAGGCATATGTGGCATTATCGCGTTTACGTTCCTTAAATGGGCTTGTTTTGCTTTCTCCGTTGCGAATGAATGGTATTTCAAACGATCAGGATGTGATGGATTATGCGGAGAACAAAGCAACAGAAGAAGCTTTGGCGAATGCTCTAAAACGTGAAACCAAAAATTTTATTGGTAACTATCTGAAAAACAGTTTCGATTGGAATGAGTTGGCGCAAGAATGGCGTAACCATCAATTCAGTTACAATGAAGATGCCGAAAACTCGGCCAAATCGAAACACCGCACTTGGGCAAATAACCAAGCCGGGGTGATTTGGCAATTGCTTGACCCATCATCTAAGTTTTTGTTGCAATTGGACAAACTGTTCCACAACGAACATTTAGAATTCAACCATATTTCAGATCGCATCAACGCCGCTTTCAATTATTTCATGAAACCCATGGACAAGCTGGTCTATGAAATCCTCTGGAAACTTGAGGAAGTAAAACGTCTCAAAAAAGCCAAAGCCTTTTATGACGAATTAATAGTTCTTGACGATTTACAAACTAAGGCTGTGCTTCAATTGATGAAAGCTAAATTAATGGTAGCCACTTTGGTAAAAGGAGAAACAATTTCGAAAGAAAAGCTGACTTCCCCAGAAATCAAGCAATACAAAAGCATCAAAGTCGAGCGCGTCAGTGAAGATTTCAAGAAAGCCAACATCACCCTAATCGAGGACGAAAAAGATGCAGAACGATACGGATCCAAGAAAACGGCAACTAAAGAACCCAAAAAATCGACAATAGAGGAAACCTATGAGCTATGGTTACAAAAGAAAACGGTAAAGGAAATTGGCACCATTCGCAAGTTCACGCAGGAAACCATTTTAGGACATCTGACCAAGCTAATACAAAGCAAAAGAATTACTGTCAGCGAAGTATTTTCGGAAGATAAATTGGCAGCGCTCACAGAGGCTTTTGAAGGCTACAAAGAAGAATCGGTTTCGCCATTAAAAGAAAAATATGGTGATAAATTCTCTTGGGAAGAACTCCGAATGTTTAAGGCCAGTTTGAATCTTCATTAGAACTAAGATTTTCAGCATTATTTGGGTGTGCTCTCGTTGAGAAAAATGGGCCGGCTATTCAAACCGCTTATTCGGCCCATTTTCTCAACGGGGTCGGGCTATCACAAGCGCTATGGTGCCTTGTTCAAATGAAATTCACTGAACTCCAATGAAGATAAATATTTAGTGAAGTAATCCCTCACGTTCTATCACAAGGTATTAGGGAAAGTCATTAAGTTTAGTATTGGAAAGAAAAAATGTTTTTTGTAAGAATTATTAAATATATTTGAAAATTCAATTTAGTCATTTTTTTAAAATTGCATACATTTTACGGAATTTTCGGCCATGCGAATATTTCTCAGGATATTGCAAACAGAAAATCCTAAGTGCGAAATGCAATTTATAATTTAATACTCTTCTAACCTACAAAATGAAAAAAATCACCCTACTACTGCTCTTAGTCCTTACACAAATTGTATTTGCCCAAACAAAACTTACTGAAAACCAAAAACTTGCCGCCACCTGTAAAGTTTGGGGCTATTTAAAATATTATCATCCTCAAGTAGCCAGTGGTAAAACTGACTGGGACAATCAACTTTTTGATGTGTTGCCTAAAGTTGAAAAGGCGAATACCAAAGATGAGTTTTCATTAGTTCTGGAAAATTGGATAAATTCTCTGGGAGAAGTAAAAGCAATCGCACCAATCACTGTACCAAAAGATGTTGAATATTTTGATAAAAACTTCGATTTATCATGGCTTAACAACGATAAATTGTTTTCAATAACTCTTTCAAAGAAATTAAAATTTATTGAAGACAATCGATTTCAAGGCGAGCAACATTATGTTGGATTTGATTCTCGTGATAATAGTTTTGTTAAAAACACAAATTTTGATAAACTAGATTATAGTGATAGAAATTCAAGAATTCTAGCCTTATTTACATATTGGAATGTGATAGAATATTTTTTCCCATATAAATATCGAATGGATCAAAAATGGGATAAAACTTTAGAAGAAATGTTACCTGTTTTCATTGAAGCCAAAAATGATGACGCTTTTTATACAGCGTTCCAAAAATTAACGGTTAAGCTCAATGATTCCCATGCTGTATTTCATAAATATAGCACTGGTAATGCAAATTTCTTGCCTTTCAACTGCAAAATTATTGATGAAAAAATGGTTGTTACAGAAATAACAGCAGACGAACTTGCAAAAGCAGATGATATAAAAGTTGGGGATGTTATTACTAAATTCAATGACAAAACAATTAAAGATTTTGTTGCGGAAAACAGGAATTTAATTAATGGGTCAAATGAAGCTGCATATCTTGGTAATTTGATGAAATTTGGTGTTTACGGATATTCGGACAATGTAAAACTGGATTTTCTGAAAGACGGAAAAACTATTACAAAGACTATAAATTGGTATGATTATAATAATGCCCATAAAAATGAATTTAAAAAAGGAATCCAAAAGGGAAAATTTAAAATGCTGGAAAACAATATTGGTTATGTAGATATGGGAGCTCTAAAAATTAATGATGTTCCTGAGATGATCGAAAAATTGAAATCAGCCAAAGCGATTGTTTTTGACATTAGAAATTATCCAAACGGAACTTATATTGATATTGCGAATTTTTTGAATTCTAAAGAAAGAAATTTTATAATGTTTACAAGGCCAGATTCACTTTATCCTGGAAAATTCATTTGGCATGGACCACGACCTTGTGGCTCAGAAAATAAAAATAATTACAAGGGTAAGGTTGTTGTACTGGTTAATGAGGAATCTGTAAGTCATTCAGAAGAAACAGCAATGTGTTTTCAAGCGGCTGATAATTGTACAATCATTGGTAGCCAAACGGCTGGAGCAGACGGGAATGTAAGTAATTTCGAGGCTATAAAAGCAGTTTTCACTAGATTTTCAGGAATTGGAGTTTATTATCCTGACGGACGTGAGACACAAAGAATTGGTATTGTTCCAGATATTGAAGTAAAACCCACTATTCTTGGTATCCAGCAAGGTAAAGACGAGGTTTTAGATCGCGCTTTACAATTCATTGAAAGCGGAAAGGAAACTAAATTAAAAACAACTCTAAACATAAAAAATGAAACTTTTTTAAAATAAAAAAAATTGCATTTTTATTACTCATAGTTCTTTCACAAAGCATCTTTGCAAAAACTAAAATAAGTGATACCCAAAAACTTGCTGGCACCTATAAAGTTTTGGGAAAATAAAGTTATTACGGAATAATAGGTAATTGACCAAAAAAATAGGCTGAATATTGATTCAGCCTATTTTTGTTATTTAATTGTTTTTCAATATTTTAAATCTATTGAAGTGTTTTTTATCCTCTTTGAGCGATATATTTTTTATAATAATATAGTGTCGCGAATGTTACTATGTTTAAAATAATAGCTAGTGACAGGATTGGATTAAATTCTATTGTTTTTTCAACATTTTTAATGTTCTTAGTAATCTCGCTTACTGCCATCACTAAAAATGAGGATATGCTAACATAAGCATATAGTAGGAATACAGATTGTTTGGTAGTTAAATTATTGGTTTTCATTTTTT carries:
- the mnmG gene encoding tRNA uridine-5-carboxymethylaminomethyl(34) synthesis enzyme MnmG → MFLEEYDVIVVGAGHAGSEAAAAAANLGSKTLLVTMSLQNIAQMSCNPAMGGIAKGQIVREIDALGGYSGIVSDRTAIQFKMLNKSKGPAMWSPRVQSDRMRFAEEWRMMLEGTPNLDFYQEMVKGLIIENGKIKGIKTSLGVEIRSKSVVLTNGTFLNGLIHIGEKQFGGGRAGESAAYGITEDLINAGFEAGRMKTGTPPRVDGRSLDYSKMNKEKGDAKPDKFSYSDLTKPLSVQKSCHMTYTSNEVHNILREGFDRSPMFNGRIKSIGPRYCPSIEDKINRFADKERHQLFVEPEGWNTCEVYVNGFSTSLPEDIQFKALRTVVGFEKVKFFRPGYAIEYDYFPPTQLKHTLETKLVEGLYFAGQINGTTGYEEAASQGLMAGINAHLKVYEQAPLILKRDEAYIGVLIDDLITKGTEEPYRMFTSRAEYRTLLRQDNADFRLTPLSYEIGLASEARLRRMEHKLNESEKMVAFFKETSVSVAETNPILEAKETALISQGDKMFKVFSRPQIDLEDIMKFEKVKEYIAENNLDQEILEQAEIQVKYSGYIEKERNNADKLTRLEDVKIPENFDYNKIKSMSIEAKQKLSKIRPVTISQASRISGVSPSDVSVLLIYMGR
- a CDS encoding OmpH family outer membrane protein yields the protein MKKALLLIAISISLVACDKKEEVKGKEFKTAYVDTAELMKEYTETKDLEAKYKGVAAEKGRQLEAEINRFKQDAANFQRNAQANGQEWAQKNGQELQRREQQLAQAQQGLQMQLQQESGKEMDSLVKGVKKFIKDYGKEKGYAYIYGTGDAASILYAEEKYDITKEIVKLLNEKYKSTAKAEEVKK
- the ybeY gene encoding rRNA maturation RNase YbeY; the encoded protein is MINFNYESDFTLDNEEAIAAWLSAVIVSENKTEGEINYIFCNDEYLHKINVEYLNHDTLTDIISFDYTMGNEIGGDIFVSVERVLDNSNDYNTSFNDELKRVLVHGVLHYCGYKDKSEADEVLMRSKEDEKLAMFHVEQ
- a CDS encoding S41 family peptidase; protein product: MKKITLLLLLVLTQIVFAQTKLTENQKLAATCKVWGYLKYYHPQVASGKTDWDNQLFDVLPKVEKANTKDEFSLVLENWINSLGEVKAIAPITVPKDVEYFDKNFDLSWLNNDKLFSITLSKKLKFIEDNRFQGEQHYVGFDSRDNSFVKNTNFDKLDYSDRNSRILALFTYWNVIEYFFPYKYRMDQKWDKTLEEMLPVFIEAKNDDAFYTAFQKLTVKLNDSHAVFHKYSTGNANFLPFNCKIIDEKMVVTEITADELAKADDIKVGDVITKFNDKTIKDFVAENRNLINGSNEAAYLGNLMKFGVYGYSDNVKLDFLKDGKTITKTINWYDYNNAHKNEFKKGIQKGKFKMLENNIGYVDMGALKINDVPEMIEKLKSAKAIVFDIRNYPNGTYIDIANFLNSKERNFIMFTRPDSLYPGKFIWHGPRPCGSENKNNYKGKVVVLVNEESVSHSEETAMCFQAADNCTIIGSQTAGADGNVSNFEAIKAVFTRFSGIGVYYPDGRETQRIGIVPDIEVKPTILGIQQGKDEVLDRALQFIESGKETKLKTTLNIKNETFLK
- a CDS encoding GNAT family N-acetyltransferase is translated as MKIIQTLVLTVEDKYALLKLWNAEYPERIGYKNVFELENYLNELSDVKHFLIVNDLNQISGWAFAFVREDEDWFGIIIDSKMQGKKFGTLLLDELKKNYSFLNGWATDHQNDLKRNKEPYLSPLGFYIKCGFVVNQNIRMENDKISAVKIRWERR
- a CDS encoding helix-turn-helix domain-containing protein — its product is MQSISEAAAYALRFINQTHQSVFLTGKAGTGKTTLLKEIIATTHKNTVVVAPTGIAALNAGGVTIHSMFQLPFGGFIPDNSAPQFSDTTKFETKATLRRHFKMSGQKRAVIRNMELLIIDEVSMLRADLLDAMDYMMQTVRKKSAPFGGVQVLFIGDLLQLPPIIRDEEWRTLRNYYRGKFFFHSHVIQQYPPLYIELSKIYRQTDDRFISVLNNLRNNEITATDIQMLNEFVKPDFDLKANKGYITLTTHNVKADVMNAQSLEDLEGRQTTFLPEITGDFPEKIYPVDPNLQLKVGAQIMFVKNDLSMEKNYFNGKMGIVKTMTSKEIWVHFPDEDKTIEVDKYEWQNIRYTVNEMTKEIEEEVLGSFVHYPIKLAWAITVHKSQGLTFDKAALDVSQVFLPGQAYVALSRLRSLNGLVLLSPLRMNGISNDQDVMDYAENKATEEALANALKRETKNFIGNYLKNSFDWNELAQEWRNHQFSYNEDAENSAKSKHRTWANNQAGVIWQLLDPSSKFLLQLDKLFHNEHLEFNHISDRINAAFNYFMKPMDKLVYEILWKLEEVKRLKKAKAFYDELIVLDDLQTKAVLQLMKAKLMVATLVKGETISKEKLTSPEIKQYKSIKVERVSEDFKKANITLIEDEKDAERYGSKKTATKEPKKSTIEETYELWLQKKTVKEIGTIRKFTQETILGHLTKLIQSKRITVSEVFSEDKLAALTEAFEGYKEESVSPLKEKYGDKFSWEELRMFKASLNLH
- a CDS encoding bifunctional 2-polyprenyl-6-hydroxyphenol methylase/3-demethylubiquinol 3-O-methyltransferase UbiG, translated to MDITNKKHFLTVQDYSVSQEVFELFYDETLDMLITYPQPSLDVLGKYYESADYISHTDSKRSIFEKAYHFVKNIALKNKLNLINFYQPSKGLILDIGAGTGDFLSVAQKDGWKTVGVEPSDKAKAIAKNKGVSFVVNTSELESHSFDVISMWHVLEHVPNLDEQIKELKRLLKPSGTLIVAVPNFKSFDAKHYGNFWAAYDVPIHFWHFSKAAIQKLFAKENMNLEKVLPMKFDSFYVSLLSEKYKTGKMNYFKAFFIGLQSNWKAKQKMEYSSHIYILKNN